From a single Lolium rigidum isolate FL_2022 chromosome 7, APGP_CSIRO_Lrig_0.1, whole genome shotgun sequence genomic region:
- the LOC124673122 gene encoding uncharacterized protein LOC124673122 isoform X5, whose translation MPWCPGIGPRVRSFLRDYDALQSLALALIYLQIGCALIGSLGALFNGVLVINLVIGLFAVVAIESSSQRLGRTYAVLLFFAIILDVAWFILFSRDIWNCTPDEKYGQLFVFSLRLALWMQIIGFSVRFLSSFIWIQMYSLGVSSSTPMYYEANDARNSFLSPRSNSVRRSSMADDILGGSIYDPSYYSSLFEDVRNNTCNHQGDKQCGSNDSSSTSAG comes from the exons ATGCCCTGGTGCCCCGGAATCGGGCCGCGGGTGCGCTCCTTCCTGCGCGACTACGACGCGCTCCAGTCCCTCGCCCTCGCCCTCATCTACCTCCAG ATTGGTTGTGCGCTAATTGGATCACTCGGGGCACTGTTCAATGGGGTTCTTGTGATAAACCTTGTGATAGGGCTATTTGCTGTTGTTGCGATTGAGAGTAGTAGCCAGAGACTTGGCCGGACTTACGCTGTCCTTCTCTTCTTCGCTATCATCCTTGATGTTGCATGGTTTATACTCTTCTCACGTGATATATG GAATTGTACCCCTGATGAGAAGTATGGTCAACTTTTTGTCTTCTCGCTCAGACTAGCATTGTGGATGCAAATTATTGGGTTTTCAGTGAGGTTTTTGTCTTCATTCATATGGATCCAGATGTATAGTTTAGGGGTCTCATCAAGCACCCCAATGTAttatgaagcaaatgatgcaagaAATAGTTTCTTGAGCCCCCGATCTAATTCAGTTAGACGGAGTTCCATGGCTGATGATATATTGGGTGGTTCAATTTATGATCCTTCTTACTATTCTTCTCTTTTTGAGGATGTTCGAAACAATACATGCAACCATCAG GGTGATAAACAATGTGGTAGTAATGATAGCAGTTCAACGTCTGCAG GTTGA
- the LOC124673122 gene encoding uncharacterized protein LOC124673122 isoform X2 yields MPWCPGIGPRVRSFLRDYDALQSLALALIYLQIGCALIGSLGALFNGVLVINLVIGLFAVVAIESSSQRLGRTYAVLLFFAIILDVAWFILFSRDIWNCTPDEKYGQLFVFSLRLALWMQIIGFSVRFLSSFIWIQMYSLGVSSSTPMYYEANDARNSFLSPRSNSVRRSSMADDILGGSIYDPSYYSSLFEDVRNNTCNHQVWVINNVVVMIAVQRLQVEAGLRRPLISCSVETS; encoded by the exons ATGCCCTGGTGCCCCGGAATCGGGCCGCGGGTGCGCTCCTTCCTGCGCGACTACGACGCGCTCCAGTCCCTCGCCCTCGCCCTCATCTACCTCCAG ATTGGTTGTGCGCTAATTGGATCACTCGGGGCACTGTTCAATGGGGTTCTTGTGATAAACCTTGTGATAGGGCTATTTGCTGTTGTTGCGATTGAGAGTAGTAGCCAGAGACTTGGCCGGACTTACGCTGTCCTTCTCTTCTTCGCTATCATCCTTGATGTTGCATGGTTTATACTCTTCTCACGTGATATATG GAATTGTACCCCTGATGAGAAGTATGGTCAACTTTTTGTCTTCTCGCTCAGACTAGCATTGTGGATGCAAATTATTGGGTTTTCAGTGAGGTTTTTGTCTTCATTCATATGGATCCAGATGTATAGTTTAGGGGTCTCATCAAGCACCCCAATGTAttatgaagcaaatgatgcaagaAATAGTTTCTTGAGCCCCCGATCTAATTCAGTTAGACGGAGTTCCATGGCTGATGATATATTGGGTGGTTCAATTTATGATCCTTCTTACTATTCTTCTCTTTTTGAGGATGTTCGAAACAATACATGCAACCATCAGGTGTG GGTGATAAACAATGTGGTAGTAATGATAGCAGTTCAACGTCTGCAG GTTGAGGCTGGACTAAGAAGACCCCTGATCTCATGCTCAGTGGAGACAAGTTGA
- the LOC124673122 gene encoding uncharacterized protein LOC124673122 isoform X1, whose translation MPWCPGIGPRVRSFLRDYDALQSLALALIYLQIGCALIGSLGALFNGVLVINLVIGLFAVVAIESSSQRLGRTYAVLLFFAIILDVAWFILFSRDIWNCTPDEKYGQLFVFSLRLALWMQIIGFSVRFLSSFIWIQMYSLGVSSSTPMYYEANDARNSFLSPRSNSVRRSSMADDILGGSIYDPSYYSSLFEDVRNNTCNHQVWVINNVVVMIAVQRLQASLHDLKLLVEAGLRRPLISCSVETS comes from the exons ATGCCCTGGTGCCCCGGAATCGGGCCGCGGGTGCGCTCCTTCCTGCGCGACTACGACGCGCTCCAGTCCCTCGCCCTCGCCCTCATCTACCTCCAG ATTGGTTGTGCGCTAATTGGATCACTCGGGGCACTGTTCAATGGGGTTCTTGTGATAAACCTTGTGATAGGGCTATTTGCTGTTGTTGCGATTGAGAGTAGTAGCCAGAGACTTGGCCGGACTTACGCTGTCCTTCTCTTCTTCGCTATCATCCTTGATGTTGCATGGTTTATACTCTTCTCACGTGATATATG GAATTGTACCCCTGATGAGAAGTATGGTCAACTTTTTGTCTTCTCGCTCAGACTAGCATTGTGGATGCAAATTATTGGGTTTTCAGTGAGGTTTTTGTCTTCATTCATATGGATCCAGATGTATAGTTTAGGGGTCTCATCAAGCACCCCAATGTAttatgaagcaaatgatgcaagaAATAGTTTCTTGAGCCCCCGATCTAATTCAGTTAGACGGAGTTCCATGGCTGATGATATATTGGGTGGTTCAATTTATGATCCTTCTTACTATTCTTCTCTTTTTGAGGATGTTCGAAACAATACATGCAACCATCAGGTGTG GGTGATAAACAATGTGGTAGTAATGATAGCAGTTCAACGTCTGCAGGCCAGTCTCCACGACTTAAAACTTTTG GTTGAGGCTGGACTAAGAAGACCCCTGATCTCATGCTCAGTGGAGACAAGTTGA
- the LOC124673122 gene encoding uncharacterized protein LOC124673122 isoform X3, which yields MPWCPGIGPRVRSFLRDYDALQSLALALIYLQIGCALIGSLGALFNGVLVINLVIGLFAVVAIESSSQRLGRTYAVLLFFAIILDVAWFILFSRDIWNCTPDEKYGQLFVFSLRLALWMQIIGFSVRFLSSFIWIQMYSLGVSSSTPMYYEANDARNSFLSPRSNSVRRSSMADDILGGSIYDPSYYSSLFEDVRNNTCNHQGDKQCGSNDSSSTSAGQSPRLKTFG from the exons ATGCCCTGGTGCCCCGGAATCGGGCCGCGGGTGCGCTCCTTCCTGCGCGACTACGACGCGCTCCAGTCCCTCGCCCTCGCCCTCATCTACCTCCAG ATTGGTTGTGCGCTAATTGGATCACTCGGGGCACTGTTCAATGGGGTTCTTGTGATAAACCTTGTGATAGGGCTATTTGCTGTTGTTGCGATTGAGAGTAGTAGCCAGAGACTTGGCCGGACTTACGCTGTCCTTCTCTTCTTCGCTATCATCCTTGATGTTGCATGGTTTATACTCTTCTCACGTGATATATG GAATTGTACCCCTGATGAGAAGTATGGTCAACTTTTTGTCTTCTCGCTCAGACTAGCATTGTGGATGCAAATTATTGGGTTTTCAGTGAGGTTTTTGTCTTCATTCATATGGATCCAGATGTATAGTTTAGGGGTCTCATCAAGCACCCCAATGTAttatgaagcaaatgatgcaagaAATAGTTTCTTGAGCCCCCGATCTAATTCAGTTAGACGGAGTTCCATGGCTGATGATATATTGGGTGGTTCAATTTATGATCCTTCTTACTATTCTTCTCTTTTTGAGGATGTTCGAAACAATACATGCAACCATCAG GGTGATAAACAATGTGGTAGTAATGATAGCAGTTCAACGTCTGCAGGCCAGTCTCCACGACTTAAAACTTTTG GTTGA
- the LOC124673122 gene encoding uncharacterized protein LOC124673122 isoform X4, producing MPWCPGIGPRVRSFLRDYDALQSLALALIYLQIGCALIGSLGALFNGVLVINLVIGLFAVVAIESSSQRLGRTYAVLLFFAIILDVAWFILFSRDIWNCTPDEKYGQLFVFSLRLALWMQIIGFSVRFLSSFIWIQMYSLGVSSSTPMYYEANDARNSFLSPRSNSVRRSSMADDILGGSIYDPSYYSSLFEDVRNNTCNHQVEAGLRRPLISCSVETS from the exons ATGCCCTGGTGCCCCGGAATCGGGCCGCGGGTGCGCTCCTTCCTGCGCGACTACGACGCGCTCCAGTCCCTCGCCCTCGCCCTCATCTACCTCCAG ATTGGTTGTGCGCTAATTGGATCACTCGGGGCACTGTTCAATGGGGTTCTTGTGATAAACCTTGTGATAGGGCTATTTGCTGTTGTTGCGATTGAGAGTAGTAGCCAGAGACTTGGCCGGACTTACGCTGTCCTTCTCTTCTTCGCTATCATCCTTGATGTTGCATGGTTTATACTCTTCTCACGTGATATATG GAATTGTACCCCTGATGAGAAGTATGGTCAACTTTTTGTCTTCTCGCTCAGACTAGCATTGTGGATGCAAATTATTGGGTTTTCAGTGAGGTTTTTGTCTTCATTCATATGGATCCAGATGTATAGTTTAGGGGTCTCATCAAGCACCCCAATGTAttatgaagcaaatgatgcaagaAATAGTTTCTTGAGCCCCCGATCTAATTCAGTTAGACGGAGTTCCATGGCTGATGATATATTGGGTGGTTCAATTTATGATCCTTCTTACTATTCTTCTCTTTTTGAGGATGTTCGAAACAATACATGCAACCATCAG GTTGAGGCTGGACTAAGAAGACCCCTGATCTCATGCTCAGTGGAGACAAGTTGA